A single genomic interval of Stenotrophomonas sp. ZAC14D1_NAIMI4_1 harbors:
- a CDS encoding alpha/beta hydrolase — MLQTVEQETGASPQWSVIWLHGLGADGHDFAPIVPELVRPHWPALRFVFPHAPVRPITINNGVPMRGWYDIVGMDFRSRADMAGVRESVAQLDALIAREIERGIAADHIFLAGFSQGGAVILSTALERTAPLAGLIALSTYLPDAEAARRVDGAVDVPVFMAHGSGDPVIPLAVAEHSAQVLRTLGLSLQWQRYPMAHQVCAEEIQALGDWLQERLGVA, encoded by the coding sequence ATGCTGCAAACGGTGGAACAGGAAACCGGCGCCTCGCCGCAATGGTCGGTGATCTGGCTGCATGGCCTGGGGGCCGATGGCCATGATTTCGCGCCGATCGTGCCCGAGCTGGTGCGCCCGCACTGGCCGGCGCTGCGCTTCGTGTTTCCACATGCACCGGTGCGGCCGATCACGATCAACAACGGCGTGCCGATGCGAGGCTGGTACGACATCGTCGGCATGGATTTCCGCTCGCGTGCCGACATGGCCGGCGTGCGCGAATCGGTGGCCCAGCTGGATGCGCTGATCGCGCGCGAGATCGAACGCGGCATCGCCGCCGACCATATCTTCCTGGCCGGCTTCTCGCAGGGCGGGGCGGTCATCCTCAGTACTGCGCTGGAACGTACCGCGCCGCTGGCGGGCCTGATCGCCCTGTCCACCTACCTGCCCGATGCAGAAGCCGCCCGCCGCGTCGACGGCGCGGTCGACGTGCCGGTGTTCATGGCCCATGGCAGTGGCGACCCGGTGATCCCGCTGGCGGTGGCCGAGCACAGCGCGCAGGTGCTGCGCACGCTGGGCCTGTCGCTGCAGTGGCAGCGCTACCCGATGGCGCACCAGGTCTGCGCCGAGGAAATCCAGGCGCTGGGCGACTGGCTGCAGGAACGGCTGGGCGTGGCCTGA
- the mdoH gene encoding glucans biosynthesis glucosyltransferase MdoH: MEAQTTSHAGPGNPELDAGWALLPPEAPLQMPEQTLREGKLKVRRHRTSPRMIKLRRLYLFGGTAAMTAVATRMMWRVLSTDGISVLEACLLVLFVGLFAWIALSFASAVAGFLTAVFDRGYRLGIDPDKPLPIVHSRTALLMPTYNEDPRRLLAGLRAIYESVAATGQLERFDFFVLSDTRREDIARAEELVFNELRELVPDGRVRLFYRRRSDNGARKAGNIADWVRRFGGAYPQMLILDADSLMTGDSIVRLVAGMEHNADVGLIQTLPSVIGGRTLFARMQQFGGRVYGPVIARGVAWWHGAESNYWGHNAIIRTRAFADQAGLPALPGRKPFGGHVLSHDFVEAALMRRGGWAAHMVPYLGGSYEEGPPTLTDMLVRDRRWCQGNLQHGKVVGSRGLHWISRVHMLIGIGHYFTAPMWGMLMLIGIAIPLFQEGIDFNALLHLSPSVYWRAQDEEQVVRLFGATMAVLLLPKVLGYLAMLLDPVDRRGCGGAFRAFVSMLVETVLAALMAPVVMYVQSRGVAEVLSGRDSGWDAQQRDDGGISWMALVRGYGGLGVFGAFMGVLAWAVSPSLAAWMAPVVIGMVLAIPVVALTSSRGPGGFLHRLGLLDIPEENTPPPVLVRAAELRREAAQQPPLY; this comes from the coding sequence ATGGAAGCTCAAACCACCTCCCACGCCGGCCCGGGCAACCCCGAGCTGGACGCCGGCTGGGCGCTGTTGCCGCCCGAAGCTCCCCTGCAGATGCCCGAGCAGACCCTGCGCGAGGGCAAGCTCAAGGTTCGACGCCACCGCACCTCGCCGCGCATGATCAAGCTGCGCCGCCTGTACCTCTTCGGTGGTACTGCGGCAATGACCGCCGTGGCCACGCGGATGATGTGGCGGGTCCTGTCCACCGACGGCATCAGTGTGCTCGAGGCCTGCCTGCTGGTGCTGTTCGTCGGCCTGTTCGCCTGGATCGCGCTGTCCTTCGCCAGTGCCGTGGCCGGTTTCCTCACCGCCGTGTTCGACCGCGGCTACCGCCTGGGCATCGACCCGGACAAGCCGTTGCCGATCGTGCACAGCCGCACCGCGCTGCTGATGCCCACCTACAACGAAGACCCGCGACGGCTGCTGGCCGGCCTGCGCGCGATCTACGAATCGGTGGCCGCCACCGGGCAGCTGGAACGCTTCGATTTCTTCGTGCTCAGCGACACCCGCCGCGAGGACATCGCCCGCGCCGAAGAGCTGGTCTTCAACGAGCTGCGCGAGCTGGTGCCTGATGGCCGGGTGCGCCTGTTCTACCGCCGCCGCAGCGATAACGGCGCGCGCAAGGCCGGCAACATCGCCGACTGGGTGCGCCGTTTTGGTGGCGCCTACCCGCAGATGCTGATCCTCGACGCCGACAGCCTGATGACCGGCGACAGCATCGTGCGCCTGGTGGCCGGCATGGAACACAACGCTGACGTCGGCCTGATCCAGACCCTGCCGTCTGTGATCGGCGGCCGCACCCTGTTTGCCCGCATGCAGCAGTTCGGTGGCCGCGTGTACGGGCCGGTCATCGCCCGCGGCGTGGCCTGGTGGCATGGCGCCGAGAGCAACTACTGGGGCCACAACGCGATCATCCGCACCCGCGCCTTCGCCGACCAGGCCGGCCTGCCGGCCCTGCCCGGGCGCAAGCCGTTCGGCGGCCACGTGCTCAGCCACGATTTCGTCGAAGCCGCGCTGATGCGCCGGGGCGGCTGGGCCGCGCACATGGTGCCCTACCTGGGCGGCAGCTACGAAGAAGGCCCGCCGACCCTGACCGACATGCTGGTGCGCGACCGCCGCTGGTGCCAGGGCAACCTGCAGCACGGCAAGGTGGTCGGCAGCCGCGGCCTGCACTGGATCAGCCGCGTACACATGCTGATCGGCATCGGCCACTACTTCACTGCGCCGATGTGGGGCATGTTGATGCTGATCGGCATCGCCATCCCGCTGTTCCAGGAAGGCATCGATTTCAATGCGCTGCTGCACCTGTCGCCCAGCGTGTACTGGCGTGCACAGGACGAGGAGCAGGTGGTGCGCCTGTTCGGCGCGACCATGGCCGTACTGCTGCTGCCCAAGGTGCTGGGCTACCTGGCCATGCTGCTGGATCCGGTGGATCGGCGCGGCTGCGGTGGCGCCTTCCGCGCCTTCGTGTCGATGCTGGTGGAAACCGTGCTGGCCGCGCTGATGGCGCCGGTGGTGATGTACGTGCAGTCGCGCGGCGTGGCCGAAGTGCTGTCTGGCCGCGATTCGGGCTGGGACGCGCAGCAGCGCGACGACGGCGGCATTTCCTGGATGGCGCTGGTCCGTGGCTATGGCGGGCTGGGCGTGTTCGGTGCCTTCATGGGTGTGCTGGCCTGGGCGGTATCGCCGTCGTTGGCCGCGTGGATGGCACCGGTGGTGATCGGCATGGTGCTGGCCATTCCCGTGGTGGCGCTGACCTCTTCGCGCGGGCCCGGTGGCTTCCTGCACCGCCTGGGGCTGCTGGACATCCCCGAGGAAAACACCCCGCCGCCCGTTCTGGTGCGTGCCGCCGAACTGCGCCGCGAAGCGGCCCAGCAGCCGCCGCTGTACTGA
- a CDS encoding DUF2628 domain-containing protein gives MNAIDLSRFSAKWQFRFNFYQQHGSPKDPRFAPAWKALPVGERLTININFLALFFSWIYLLTLGMWRKALVVIAIFIGLFALAFVLPTILVQGLIGGFCALLAHCTNYGYYLEQVKGRASWNPFDGFI, from the coding sequence ATGAATGCCATCGATCTTTCCCGCTTCAGCGCGAAGTGGCAGTTCCGCTTCAACTTCTACCAGCAACACGGCTCGCCGAAGGATCCGCGCTTCGCGCCGGCCTGGAAAGCGCTGCCCGTCGGCGAGCGCCTGACGATCAACATCAATTTCCTTGCCCTGTTCTTCAGCTGGATCTACCTGCTGACCCTGGGCATGTGGCGCAAGGCGCTGGTGGTGATCGCCATCTTCATCGGCCTGTTCGCACTGGCCTTCGTGCTGCCGACCATCCTGGTCCAAGGGCTGATCGGTGGGTTCTGCGCGCTGCTGGCCCACTGCACCAACTACGGCTACTACCTGGAGCAGGTAAAGGGCCGTGCCAGCTGGAACCCGTTCGACGGCTTCATCTGA
- a CDS encoding methyl-accepting chemotaxis protein: protein MPSSRSAAARRPGSIAHKLMLGTASIALLCFGVTAFLIYRQASASLVNASRQTMGSEAIAEARKVSADLGTAFASNDAMVETVLAQRARGDAPDRAALAAVIGEQLHAHPEWVGKSTMWEANAFDGKDADFVDSEAHDATGRFMSYWAWENGKTQQSPMTAYTDLPDGSGDWYMGPSRDKLPKVSEPYAYAIGGQQVLMSTLSTPIVENGTFLGVFTVDFSLAALQKHLATLTPMGAGRVELLSPKGVVLAAANAAEIGKPRTDAATQQMLAQIAEGKTFEAFEPDAEGNVRLYVPMQVGDAPQHFALGVVVPHAVIVAEARQLLWLTLLVGVIAALTLSAGVYVLLRRLAIRPLAQAVRIAGDVAAGKLDTALPPRSNDEVGRLLEAMQGMRGTLQAVMAAQADMAQRHDEGQISYRMDASAFPGEYGRMVADSNQLVASSNAVTQRLVDVMQRYAVGDLSVDMDALPGEKAVFTAAMATTKANLGAINEQIQQLAAAAAAGDFAVRGDTQRFEHDFRRMVETLNTMMQVSDHNLAALSTLLRAIAAGDLSTRMQGDFHGVFAVMRDDANSTVQQLTQIVGQIQQSAASIRLAAGEIASGNSDLSRRTEQQAANLEETAASMEELTSTVRQNAEHAQQANSLAASAAGVASEGGQVVGQVVQTMEQIENSSQRIAEIISVIDGIAFQTNILALNAAVEAARAGEQGRGFAVVASEVRALAQRSAGAAKEIKGLIDASVAQVGAGAQLVHGAGRTMQEIVGQVGRVNDIMAEISAASREQSAGIEQVNQTVVQMDETTQQNAALVEEATAAARAMEDQAEQLAVAVSRFRLQADAPAAAKLRAA, encoded by the coding sequence ATGCCTTCTTCCCGCTCTGCCGCTGCCCGTCGCCCGGGCAGCATCGCCCACAAGCTGATGCTGGGCACTGCTTCGATCGCGCTGCTCTGCTTCGGCGTGACCGCCTTCCTCATCTACCGCCAGGCCAGTGCCAGCCTGGTCAATGCCTCGCGCCAGACCATGGGCAGCGAAGCGATTGCCGAGGCGCGCAAGGTCTCGGCCGATCTGGGCACGGCCTTCGCCAGCAACGATGCGATGGTGGAAACCGTGCTGGCCCAGCGGGCCCGCGGCGATGCCCCCGACCGTGCCGCGCTGGCCGCGGTCATCGGCGAACAGCTGCACGCGCACCCGGAATGGGTAGGCAAGAGCACCATGTGGGAGGCCAATGCCTTCGATGGCAAGGATGCGGACTTCGTCGACAGCGAAGCGCACGATGCCACCGGGCGTTTCATGAGCTACTGGGCCTGGGAGAACGGCAAGACCCAGCAGTCGCCGATGACCGCCTACACCGATCTGCCCGACGGCTCGGGTGACTGGTACATGGGGCCGAGCCGGGACAAGCTGCCCAAGGTCAGCGAACCGTATGCCTACGCCATCGGTGGCCAGCAGGTGCTGATGAGCACGCTGAGCACGCCGATCGTGGAGAACGGCACCTTCCTGGGTGTGTTCACCGTCGATTTCTCGCTGGCGGCGCTGCAGAAGCACCTGGCCACGCTGACCCCGATGGGGGCCGGCCGGGTCGAACTGCTTTCGCCCAAGGGCGTGGTGCTGGCAGCGGCCAATGCTGCCGAGATCGGCAAGCCGCGCACCGATGCGGCCACCCAGCAGATGCTGGCGCAGATTGCCGAGGGCAAGACGTTCGAGGCGTTCGAGCCGGATGCCGAAGGCAACGTGCGCCTGTACGTGCCGATGCAGGTGGGCGATGCCCCGCAGCACTTCGCACTGGGCGTGGTGGTGCCGCACGCGGTGATCGTGGCCGAAGCCCGGCAGCTGCTGTGGCTGACCCTGCTGGTCGGCGTGATCGCCGCGCTCACCCTCAGTGCCGGCGTCTACGTGCTGCTGCGCCGCTTGGCCATCCGCCCGCTGGCGCAGGCCGTGCGCATCGCCGGTGACGTGGCGGCCGGCAAGCTGGACACCGCACTGCCGCCGCGCAGCAACGATGAAGTGGGCCGCCTGCTGGAAGCGATGCAGGGCATGCGCGGCACGCTGCAGGCGGTGATGGCGGCGCAGGCGGACATGGCGCAGCGCCATGACGAGGGCCAGATCAGCTATCGCATGGATGCCAGCGCCTTCCCGGGCGAATACGGCCGCATGGTGGCCGACAGCAACCAGCTGGTGGCATCCAGCAACGCGGTCACCCAGCGCCTGGTGGACGTGATGCAGCGCTACGCGGTGGGTGACCTCAGCGTGGACATGGACGCCCTGCCGGGCGAGAAGGCGGTGTTCACCGCCGCCATGGCCACCACCAAGGCCAACCTGGGGGCGATCAACGAACAGATCCAGCAGCTGGCGGCCGCCGCGGCTGCCGGTGATTTCGCCGTGCGTGGCGATACCCAGCGCTTCGAGCACGACTTCCGCCGCATGGTGGAAACGCTCAACACCATGATGCAGGTGAGCGACCACAACCTGGCCGCGCTCTCCACGCTGCTGCGCGCGATTGCCGCCGGCGACCTGAGCACGCGCATGCAGGGTGATTTCCACGGTGTGTTCGCGGTGATGCGCGACGATGCCAACAGCACGGTGCAGCAGCTGACCCAGATCGTCGGCCAGATCCAGCAGTCGGCGGCGAGCATCCGCCTGGCGGCCGGCGAGATCGCCTCGGGCAACAGCGATCTGTCGCGCCGCACCGAACAGCAGGCGGCCAACCTGGAAGAGACCGCCGCATCGATGGAGGAACTGACCTCCACCGTGCGCCAGAATGCCGAGCACGCGCAGCAGGCCAACAGCCTGGCGGCATCGGCGGCCGGCGTGGCCAGCGAAGGCGGGCAGGTGGTCGGCCAGGTGGTGCAGACCATGGAGCAGATCGAGAACTCTTCGCAGCGCATTGCCGAGATCATTTCGGTGATCGACGGCATCGCATTCCAGACCAACATCCTGGCACTGAACGCGGCGGTGGAAGCGGCGCGAGCCGGCGAGCAGGGCCGCGGTTTCGCCGTGGTGGCCAGTGAAGTGCGCGCGCTGGCGCAGCGCTCTGCCGGCGCGGCCAAGGAGATCAAGGGGCTGATCGACGCCTCGGTGGCGCAGGTCGGCGCAGGCGCGCAGCTGGTGCACGGTGCCGGCCGCACGATGCAGGAGATCGTCGGCCAGGTGGGCCGGGTGAACGACATCATGGCCGAGATTTCGGCCGCCTCGCGCGAGCAGTCGGCGGGCATCGAGCAGGTCAACCAGACCGTGGTGCAGATGGACGAAACCACCCAGCAGAACGCGGCGCTGGTGGAAGAGGCGACGGCCGCCGCACGGGCGATGGAAGACCAGGCCGAGCAGCTGGCGGTGGCGGTTTCGCGCTTCCGCCTGCAGGCCGATGCGCCGGCGGCGGCGAAGCTGCGCGCGGCCTGA
- a CDS encoding NAD(P)-dependent oxidoreductase: MKILLTGSSGRIGRAIFGALAAEHDVVGLDRSPFNTTRIIADITHRQALERAVRGVDAVIHTAALHAPHVGLVPDEVFQQINVDATAQLLQLARQAGVRRFVLTSTTALYGHAVVAGGCRWIDETTDPLPRTIYHRTKLQAEALAERAAGPGFDVRVLRMARCFPESPERMAMFRLHRGIDARDVASAHAALLVDEGGAFQRYIACAATPFQRSDCLQLAANPRQVLARRVPQLLAEFERRGWPLPLSIDRVYDSSRLRQALGWQPRFGPEGVLQQYAAGSIEVLPRTQWVGDRVVE, translated from the coding sequence ATGAAGATCCTGTTGACCGGAAGTTCCGGGCGGATCGGGCGCGCGATCTTCGGCGCGCTGGCTGCCGAGCACGACGTGGTGGGGTTGGACCGCAGCCCGTTCAACACCACCCGCATCATTGCCGACATCACCCACCGCCAGGCGCTGGAGCGCGCCGTGCGGGGCGTGGATGCGGTGATCCATACCGCGGCCCTGCACGCACCGCATGTCGGCCTGGTGCCTGATGAGGTGTTCCAGCAGATCAACGTGGACGCCACCGCGCAGCTGCTGCAGCTGGCCCGGCAGGCGGGGGTGCGCCGCTTCGTGCTGACCAGCACAACGGCGCTGTACGGCCACGCCGTGGTGGCCGGTGGCTGCCGCTGGATCGATGAAACCACCGACCCGCTGCCGCGCACCATCTACCATCGCACCAAGCTGCAGGCCGAAGCGCTGGCCGAGCGCGCGGCAGGGCCGGGGTTTGACGTGCGCGTGCTGCGCATGGCGCGCTGCTTCCCCGAGTCGCCTGAACGCATGGCGATGTTCCGCCTGCATCGCGGCATCGATGCGCGCGACGTGGCCAGCGCGCATGCGGCACTGCTGGTGGACGAGGGCGGGGCCTTCCAGCGCTACATCGCCTGTGCGGCCACGCCGTTCCAGCGCAGCGACTGCCTGCAGCTGGCCGCCAACCCGCGCCAGGTGCTGGCCCGGCGGGTGCCGCAGCTGCTGGCCGAATTCGAGCGCCGCGGCTGGCCGCTGCCGCTGAGCATTGATCGCGTCTACGACAGCAGCCGCCTGCGCCAGGCGCTGGGCTGGCAGCCGCGCTTCGGCCCGGAGGGCGTGCTGCAGCAGTACGCGGCGGGCAGCATCGAAGTGCTGCCGCGCACGCAATGGGTGGGCGACCGCGTGGTGGAATAG
- a CDS encoding KGG domain-containing protein — MANAPHGSQNRGFASMDEDKQRAIAAKGGRAAHASGNAHEFSSAEARVAGRKGGEAISRNRQHMAAIGREGGHARHANAQRQQQQQMQDEPQAPAAPASPYPQQG, encoded by the coding sequence ATGGCCAATGCACCCCACGGCTCACAGAATCGCGGCTTCGCGTCGATGGATGAAGACAAGCAACGCGCCATCGCCGCCAAGGGCGGCCGCGCGGCCCACGCATCGGGCAACGCGCATGAATTCAGTTCCGCCGAGGCACGCGTCGCCGGCCGCAAGGGCGGCGAGGCGATCAGCCGCAACCGCCAGCACATGGCGGCGATCGGCCGCGAGGGCGGGCATGCACGGCATGCCAATGCGCAGCGCCAGCAGCAACAACAGATGCAGGACGAACCGCAGGCACCTGCCGCACCAGCGTCGCCCTACCCGCAACAGGGCTGA
- a CDS encoding PA2169 family four-helix-bundle protein: MSTQSTIEHRLNDLIEIARDGKSFYEEAATKVKDTELSALFVRIAGVKARIVSSLSSAVVATGGKPAEHGTMVGSMQQFYGKVRAAFGDTNYGYVAELEESEDRLLGAFKDVLNDNDLPPAVRQEVTAWLPEVQDCHRVMRDRKHAMKAA, encoded by the coding sequence ATGAGCACCCAGTCCACCATCGAACACCGCCTCAACGACCTGATCGAGATCGCCCGCGACGGCAAGTCGTTCTATGAAGAAGCCGCCACCAAGGTGAAGGATACCGAGCTGTCCGCACTGTTCGTGCGCATCGCCGGTGTCAAGGCGCGCATCGTGTCCTCGCTCAGCAGCGCCGTCGTCGCCACCGGTGGCAAGCCGGCCGAGCACGGCACCATGGTGGGTTCCATGCAGCAGTTCTACGGCAAGGTGCGTGCCGCCTTCGGCGATACCAACTACGGCTACGTGGCCGAGCTGGAAGAATCCGAAGACCGCCTGCTGGGCGCGTTCAAGGACGTGCTGAACGACAACGACCTGCCGCCGGCCGTGCGCCAGGAAGTGACCGCGTGGCTGCCGGAAGTGCAGGACTGCCACCGCGTGATGCGCGACCGCAAGCATGCGATGAAGGCGGCCTGA
- a CDS encoding glutathione S-transferase family protein — protein MHPILTAFATSPDRGQGLARDMRVRWALEELGIAYDVQLLTFAEMKEPAHRARHPFGQIPTYEDGDLRLFESGAIILHLAEQHPGLLPADAAGRMRAIVWMFAALNTVEPPIVERSMAWVLEREQPWYAQRLVMLDERVRRRLDELSARLGDGPWLDGAFSAGDLLMVSVLLRLKSSGIVEEFPSLAAYVARATARPAYQRAFAAQLAVFQHQ, from the coding sequence ATGCACCCGATCCTCACCGCCTTCGCCACCTCCCCCGACCGAGGCCAGGGCTTGGCCCGCGACATGCGCGTGCGCTGGGCGCTGGAGGAACTGGGCATCGCCTACGACGTGCAGCTGCTGACCTTCGCCGAGATGAAGGAACCCGCGCACCGTGCGCGCCATCCGTTCGGGCAGATTCCCACCTATGAGGACGGCGATCTGCGGCTGTTTGAATCGGGCGCGATCATCCTGCACCTGGCCGAGCAGCATCCGGGCCTGCTTCCCGCGGATGCAGCGGGCCGCATGCGCGCGATCGTGTGGATGTTCGCCGCCTTGAACACGGTGGAACCGCCGATCGTCGAGCGCTCGATGGCCTGGGTGCTGGAGCGCGAGCAGCCCTGGTACGCGCAACGGCTGGTGATGCTGGATGAGCGCGTGCGGCGGCGGCTGGATGAGCTGTCAGCACGGCTCGGTGATGGCCCCTGGCTGGACGGCGCGTTCAGTGCCGGCGACCTGCTGATGGTGTCGGTGCTGCTGCGCTTGAAGAGCAGCGGCATCGTTGAGGAATTCCCGTCGTTGGCTGCGTACGTGGCACGCGCGACGGCGCGACCGGCGTACCAGCGTGCGTTCGCCGCGCAGCTGGCGGTGTTCCAGCACCAGTAG
- a CDS encoding SDR family NAD(P)-dependent oxidoreductase — protein sequence MKLSGNTILITGGSRGIGRAFAEALHDRGNQVIITGRDPALLDAICAQRPGMTGLPLELGDPASLAQVAEVVHARFPSLNVLMANAGISRAEDLASGHWDDLDAEAIVDTNILGVLRTVATFLPLLTRQRSATLMATSSSLAFLPLASFPTYCASKAFLHSWLVSLRHQLRHLPVDVLELSPPYLQTGLTGAAQASDPRAMPVQDYVQQVLLKLQRGDHPRGEVLLDADQARRWAERDGTYDAIFALMNPA from the coding sequence ATGAAGCTCTCCGGCAACACCATCCTCATCACCGGCGGCAGCCGTGGCATTGGCCGCGCATTCGCCGAAGCCCTGCATGACCGCGGCAACCAGGTCATCATCACCGGCCGCGACCCCGCACTGCTGGACGCCATCTGCGCGCAGCGCCCCGGCATGACCGGCCTGCCACTGGAACTCGGCGACCCCGCGTCGCTGGCGCAGGTGGCCGAGGTCGTACACGCGCGCTTTCCCTCGCTGAACGTGCTCATGGCCAATGCAGGCATCTCGCGCGCGGAAGACCTGGCCAGCGGCCACTGGGACGACCTCGATGCCGAGGCCATCGTCGACACCAACATCCTGGGCGTGCTGCGCACGGTCGCGACCTTCCTGCCGCTGCTGACCCGGCAGCGCAGCGCGACCTTGATGGCCACCAGCTCGTCGCTGGCCTTCCTGCCCCTGGCCAGCTTCCCCACGTACTGCGCAAGCAAAGCCTTCCTGCATTCGTGGCTGGTATCGCTGCGCCATCAACTGCGGCACCTGCCGGTGGACGTGCTGGAACTCTCGCCGCCCTACCTGCAGACCGGACTGACCGGCGCCGCGCAGGCCAGCGACCCTCGCGCCATGCCCGTGCAGGACTACGTGCAGCAGGTGCTGCTGAAACTGCAACGCGGCGATCATCCACGCGGTGAAGTACTGCTGGACGCTGACCAGGCACGACGCTGGGCCGAACGCGATGGCACCTACGATGCGATCTTCGCGCTGATGAACCCCGCGTAG
- a CDS encoding glycoside hydrolase family 43 protein yields the protein MALGKWMMAACMAAALATGAQAAPPATSGNPILKGWYADPEAAVFANRYWIFPTTSADYDAQITFDAFSSPDLVHWTKHADVLNARNVPWAKRAMWAPSVVENNGKYYFFFAANDIKTDSELGGIGVAVADRPEGPYKDLLGKPLVGAFHNGAQPIDQFVFKDDDGAWYMIYGGWKHANIVRLKDDFTGVLPLADGTLFKEITPAPEYVEGPLMFQRGGHYYFMWSEGGWGGPDYKVAYAIADAPTGPFKRVGTVLQQDEAIATSAGHNSVIQVPGTDRWYIVYHRRPHGDTARDHRETAIERMHFDAQGHILPVKITHEGVSADPLR from the coding sequence ATGGCGTTGGGCAAGTGGATGATGGCCGCCTGCATGGCAGCGGCACTGGCAACGGGCGCGCAGGCTGCGCCGCCAGCCACCTCGGGTAATCCGATCCTGAAGGGGTGGTATGCCGACCCGGAAGCGGCGGTATTCGCCAACCGCTACTGGATATTCCCGACCACCTCGGCGGACTACGATGCGCAGATCACCTTCGATGCATTCTCGTCGCCGGATCTGGTGCATTGGACCAAGCATGCCGACGTTCTGAACGCCAGGAACGTGCCCTGGGCCAAGCGCGCGATGTGGGCGCCGTCCGTGGTGGAAAACAACGGCAAGTACTACTTCTTCTTCGCCGCCAACGACATCAAGACCGACAGCGAACTGGGTGGCATCGGCGTGGCCGTGGCCGACCGCCCGGAAGGTCCGTACAAGGACCTGCTGGGCAAGCCGCTGGTGGGTGCCTTCCACAATGGCGCGCAGCCCATCGACCAGTTCGTGTTCAAGGATGACGACGGCGCCTGGTACATGATTTACGGCGGTTGGAAGCACGCCAACATCGTGCGCCTGAAGGATGATTTCACCGGTGTGCTGCCGCTGGCCGATGGTACGTTGTTCAAGGAAATCACCCCGGCGCCGGAATACGTGGAAGGTCCGCTGATGTTCCAGCGCGGTGGGCACTATTACTTCATGTGGTCCGAAGGCGGCTGGGGCGGCCCGGATTACAAGGTGGCCTATGCCATTGCCGATGCACCCACTGGCCCGTTCAAGCGCGTCGGCACGGTGCTGCAGCAGGATGAAGCCATCGCCACCAGTGCCGGCCACAACTCGGTCATCCAGGTGCCGGGCACCGACCGCTGGTACATCGTCTACCACCGCCGCCCGCACGGTGACACGGCCCGCGACCATCGCGAGACCGCCATCGAGCGCATGCACTTCGATGCGCAGGGCCACATCCTGCCGGTGAAGATCACCCATGAGGGCGTGTCGGCCGATCCGCTGCGCTGA
- a CDS encoding H-NS histone family protein — MTINIESLSLRELGALVAAAEQRKALITTRRPAAAVRRLLKAAAAEAGYTIEELFGDEAAESAAPARKPARRKTGKVAAKYRDPEYKRLTWTGRGRMPRWLAHKVSMGHKVTDFLIPGLAKPTAGKTSSIGKRTVIKKA, encoded by the coding sequence ATGACTATCAATATCGAATCGCTCAGCCTTCGGGAGCTGGGCGCACTGGTGGCTGCGGCCGAACAGCGCAAAGCCCTCATCACCACCCGCCGCCCGGCCGCCGCCGTGCGCCGCCTGCTGAAAGCCGCTGCGGCCGAAGCCGGTTACACCATCGAAGAACTCTTCGGTGATGAAGCCGCAGAAAGCGCCGCGCCCGCGCGCAAACCCGCCCGCCGTAAAACCGGCAAGGTCGCCGCCAAATACCGCGATCCGGAATACAAGCGCCTGACCTGGACCGGTCGTGGCCGCATGCCGCGTTGGCTGGCACACAAGGTGTCCATGGGCCACAAGGTCACCGATTTCCTGATTCCGGGCCTGGCCAAGCCGACCGCGGGCAAGACCAGCAGCATCGGCAAGCGCACCGTCATCAAGAAAGCCTGA